The DNA window ATTTTCTCGGTGGTGAGTTCACACCCTTGGGTTTGCACATTTTGGGAACCTATTCCAAAGCTGTTCATATGACATGGTGACACTGAGAAATAGTTGGATTCGGACGTTGTAGAAGATATAAATGTTGGAGAAAAGTTACCCAAGAAGCTGTTTTCAATCATGGACTCagtgaaaatattgttttcctCGTTTTCATTCCCAGATGACGTACATGGGAAGGAAAAGAATGGGAAAATGCCGTCCTTGGAGCCCAAGTCCTCGTTTTTAACTTGATTACAGTCGAATCCAAAGTGACGAGATATCTCCTTTGATGGCTTTGGTTTCTCTTCATGCTGCTGCTGAGAATGATATTTACTTTGTTTCGAGAAATCATTTTCCAGTGAAGGCGATGCCACGGGTGGAGTAGAGGCTTGTTTACATGTATGCCTCCCTCGATAGGTCACTTCAAAAATTGAATGGTTCTCATCAGATCTTTGCACTTGCTTCGTGGCCAGACAACCTTGTGAATGACGGTGAGTGCATCTGTAGTATCCTCTGCGATTTGCAACACCaattaatgttaaaatgatTCTAAATAAACCTAATCAAATGGATTAATAAGATGATTAAAACATGCTCAATGGTTATCGAAGTCAAAGCGGCTTAGTCAGACAATTTTTAACTGGGAAGGGAAGGTTTAGAATGCTGCAGAGAGGTTTGATACAATGATGATGTCTATACGAGTCAAGGTTGATcactattaaattttaaaaaaataatccaaataacCCAAAATAGTATAAGAAATTAAAGtgacaaatttttaaaaatttcaggtaataattaattactcgaattatattttttaatatttatgaattttaaattgtaatatttCTCTTAAACTTATTTTGACTAGTAAGAACTTCCCTCAAGCTCAATTTTAGCTAATTAATTGGAaactttttagtgttttaggggaaaaaaaatggcGCACAAggtttcaaattatttgaattgcTTGTTTGAGTAAAGAAAACttggataaaagaaaaaaaaaattcaggtaattaaatattcattaatgaTGATGGTAATCTAAATTTGTAGCTACtgagtttgaataaaaaaataaaacagtttTAATGGCTATTAGATTGTGTATGGTACGGCAACAAGTCTCTTTTCCTAGCGACTTTAATGACGAGAGCAGTCAGGACTCGGTCTAACATTTTAAATTGGAGTCTCACCAGGTAGATAAGGTCTAGTGCCGAGCAATTATGACATTTTTCAAGAAGCTGTCGTGCAATTTGGATAAGCAACAAAGTTTTTCTTCTCCCCGTTTTTTACGTGGAGATAACATGATTTAGAAAGCGAAAAAACATGTCTCGGACTCTCACCTTGGAAAATTAGCTCCGAGAATATCTTTTTGCCCGTATTTCCTCCAGCTGTGACCGTCATCAAGTGGTCCTTCTAGGCCAGTCCCTGGACAAACCTTCACTTGCTCGGTCCGTCGAGGTTGTGTCTTTCTACAGCGGCACACAATTCACAATTCTAAGTTAGATCATAATCATTCACAGTTCACCTAAAACGCAAACCTAGTAAGTAGTAAAcatatacaaaaaagaaaataaagggttATTAATTACCTCTTCTTGTTAACATCTTTGTTCCATTCCTCCTTGCAATCTTGATCAGAGACTTCACTCCAAGGACTACTGTTGGAAAATGAATGCGGTGATTCCATTATGCCAATTGTGGGCTTTGGTTGATCAGCAACTAAAGCACCGCGATTTAGCACTGAAAGTGCTTTCTCGTATGAAGAAAGTATCTTCTCAACCAGGGATTGACGTGCTTCAAGGGATGAGGAAGGGTTAAGATGGTTCCTGAGCTGTTTTGCTAGCTCTTTCCCTTGAGCTAGCTCACTAACTAGAGTCTTTTGCTCCCACTCCATGGACTTTTCCATTCAGAAAATGCAGTAAGGGCAGTACAACTGTGCTTTTCAAGAGTTAAGTTGTGAATagatttgggtccaattgaggTGCAGAGTAATAAGACGGAGGAAGGTTATTCCATCAAGAGCACTGAGCTTTGCGCTCTCAAGTGTAGCTAGAATGAGATCCTGGCTATGTGAGCAAAGGAGGTATACAAAAAGGCTATGGTAAGGCTTTGAATTGAAGAATCAAAAGCAACAAACATAGAACTGAATTAAGAAAGAGAACTCTGTGTCTAGTTTTaaatagagatcaaattaaaCGAGCCGAAATAGCAACAGGGTTTTGTGAGATCACTTGCTAAAACAGAGAAAACGAACAAAATGTGGGAgtagaaaatgagctgaaaCGACAGACTGGTGGCGTGGATGAGTGAGATATAAATGTAAAGAGAGAGATGATAAAGCTATCTGTATGTAAGAAAGGTAAAGATTTTTGTTGCTGATCAAGAAGCTGTGAGGAAGAGGGAGATTTAAGGTAGGGAAAGGGGAAGGAAGAGACAACCTCTTGACTGGAGAaaaagattttatgttttttcattcaCAAAGCAGTGGGGCCTGTTTCTGTCTTGATGTACGTTGATAGAAAGGAGAGTGTGAGAGAAAGATTCAATTGCTGACCAtttcaaacacacacacacagacggATCGAGTCACCAATCACTACTCTCACTCTCGACTTTCACCCCTTTTATTATACTGTTTCAGTGCTCAGCAACAACGCGGAAGGAGGTTTGGATATTCTCGGCGGTCTCGTTCTTGCTTCATGGTTCACACTGACCATTTACACTAACTCatgtaaatataatatgaagattaaaaaaaaaggagttaattataacttagttcCTATACTTTGTTGAAACTATAAACTACCAAAACTAACAGTcctccaatttattttctatttttcaaagtTGACAAAAGAAATAAGTTATAAATAGAACATATAGAGATGAAAGATATAAGAGAGAGTTATATAATTAACGCAAGAGAAATGAGAGGGGGGACAGATCGACGTATGACGAGGGCGTCATGGTGACCCACGTGTACTACACATCTAGCACATAATCCAGCTTTATGCgctataaaatatttatccagctaaataactaaataataCATTAAAGCATGTAGCGTGTTTCATATGTTTTAGTTTCGctcgagaaaaatatttttttaatcaatgtgTTTTCTGttctatcttttaatattaattttttttatatgcgctataatttttttacatcgTTGCGACAAAATCATTGAGTATATTGGTAATCCGAGAGAGCTTACTATATAAGCAAGTGCTTTATATATTTGTACttacttattttattatatttttatattatcttgcaattatataattaatttttacaaaacaatTCTTAACAATCTTAAAGCTAAATCCTTTTTATCTTAAttgtctagttttttttcttgcataaagctttgttaattaaataagttgatttcttaaaataatcaaaatttattattatagtagAAAAATATGAACTCTACTTAAGAGAATTTTGTTGTTGCTTCCGCGAATATTACTATGACAAGCACTACTTTAGTAGGGAGaattcttcaattaatttttataatatatggtgagaaatttgaaaagttcaatggtttgaactttaaaaaatgaaaataaaatatattagttaACTACCTTGAACTTGGTGAAGTTCTTAAATAAAGATGTGAAAAAATTGGTGGACAAAGATTTTATCCCACTAATATGAAAGTTATGGATGCACACCGATTTTGTGTTCAACATTTACATCTTGAATGGATTAGATAATACACTCTATGATATGTATAGTTATATTAGCAGTGAAAATGCATTATAGGAAGTTTTAGATTGGAAGTACAAAGCTGAAAATGtcactatgaaaaaaaaaaaacataatcgaTGGATTTCTTGATTTTGAGATAATCGATTCAAGGATTATAATAATCTGAGTTCAAGAGTTTATACTCATATTGTATGATATTCATGTTGAAAAAATAGTTATGGATAAATCTTTTCAAATGGCtattattattgagaattttctacCATCTTGGAAATACTTCAAGAATTACcttaaatattaacaaaagaatataggagttgaagtttttattttaaggttaagggtagaaaagaataataagtTGTCCAATATAAGagtcaacttattttttaatggattctAGGGAAAATATGGTTGAAAAGGTGACAAagtcccaaaaataaaataaaaaaatgcttgtCGTGAATGACAAAGTGATTGCTAAAAAAAGCTCAATGtcaaattctttatttatagCAAGAAAATTGGACATTAAgccaaagatgaaaaaaatagatctgaACAAGGTAGTTATGAGAGAGGAAGGGAATTTTAAGCCTATTCCACTAAGGTTGAGAACATCTCAAATGAGGTATTGGAGAGGATCTTATTTGCAGTTGTCTCGGAGGCCAACCTAATCAACAATTCTAAGTAGTGGTGGGTTGATATATGTgctataaaacatgtttatgctaaaaaaataatgttttttcatgtataaagAAGTAGATGGTGAACAATTATTCATGAGAATTTTATCAACCTCAAAATTCAATGAATGGCTAGGAATTAGTTCTGGACGTTAGTCTTGAATTATTTCAACTCCATTGAATCTTTTCATATCCCTTGGTTAACTTAATGAATCATCAGAAATTAATTCTAATTGATTCCACATCCCTAACCTTTAGGTGGAGGGAATTCATTCTTTAAAGTAGAAGTGggagtaaaaaagaagaaaataaatagaaaatttatGCTCTGTCTTATTTACTTTTGTGCTCTCCTTTCTATAACTTTAGGTTTTGTTGTTGTAGAAAGAGAAATTAAGTAAGCTTTCTAGTATGAGATATTGTTGTTGAAATTGTAGGAGACAAGTTGCACTAAAAACATTTGCAACATTAACAGTCAAATATAGcttgaaagacaaaaaaaaaaaaaaaaaaaaattcaatatttgataCCAACTTTCTGCCATATTGTCTTGTCTTTTGACTCGAAATTCTACTATAAGCATTTTATATAATtgtacttattattttttttatcttattcatatttttatattatcttataaatatataatcgatttttattttaaaaaataaaattcaatactAGCTATATGAGCCCATTTTATCCAAAACGACACAGaacaatctttttaattaaaagacagataatgatattttgaaataatataaaaaattattttataaatttgtatctattttaaaaatgtcaAACTATTGTAGAAAATTTCACATAATGATTAAGGGCATGTTTGGAATTGTAATAATGATGACGAttcaaggtattttttatttagaaatacattaaaataaaattattttatttaaaaaaaattatttttaatattaacatatcaaatttTGATAcgagaatataaaaatatttattttaagcaaaacaaaataaaatttgagggaGTGATCCCAAACACAACCTACGAATGTCAATTCTTCCCAAATTTGTATACTCAAAGAAACAAATGTGAACAATTTTACCAAGTTTCCATTATTGCACAAATGGAAAGTCCTGACCAATTTACGGGGCAGGACTTTCCATGAAGCTACTAAGATGCAGCCCCGAAAGCAGGACTGAAAAGGAGTGTAGGTGTGAACGATTGAATAAATCAACCAAGCGTAGAGAAATTGTATTGTTTCCCCTCGGTTTCAACATTTCGAGTGGACTTACGTAgcctaaatttaataattctttGATTCTTCTTGTCAATCATTATAGCAGCAGTGGAATGTTCTGAGGAAGCACGAATTCTAGAACGAAAAGGTCACGATCCCGCCGGCCAATGCATGACTTCTCAgcttcaaattataaaaagaaaactccaTTTTGAACTTGACACTCGACCATATAGAACCAAGACCACAATCTTCCAGGAAGATGGATCATCACTTGAAATTATATCCACCGGCCGGAAATGGATAAAAGCATTTTATTCAGGTGGAACTGGTCCGGCGGTACTCATTTAACTAAGATATTgttgtaagaaaaaatcattatttatagCAAATCATACCCTTTGTAGCCATATCATGTACTCATGGAACATAACTTTCATCTCAAATAATTTGTTCTGGAATGTTCAAAACACTTGTCTACTTTCTATTAGTCAAACCATcaattacttgattttttttaccacgcctctaattaaaacttcaaCTGTTGTTATTTAGatattctataattttatttgaataaaaaaaagttaaatttgtaCGTACAGCTCTTGAATTATCAGTCATTTAGatgaaaaagttaaatttgttCGTACAGCTCTTGAATTATTAGACATTTAGATGAAGATTCTTAATCCAAACCATTTGGTTTAGTGATTATTTCAGTTTCGTTACATGTGTTCTAACAGGTTAATTAGAttgattagagttttttttaattattattatttttaattttattatttaaattagaatGATTCGGAattaggattataatttatctcagtttactttatattatattatctcaatttcatgacTCTGATTACAAGTTTTGCGAATTAATCTCGGTTAATTCATGtcgtttttttattattattttattgattcttttttcaatctcattgtTCAACAATGGTTTAATTGGAAAttatgcttcataatttatttcaatttgctttatatagAGTTATACTAGTCTTATAATCCGAGTCGCGGATTTGGAAGGGTAACCTAGGTTGTCACGGGTCATTTTTTTAGGTCATCCCGGTCTCTTGACTTGAATAATTGGTTTAACGGTTTAACCTGGATTAATTATCCAgttattttttgtgtcttttttaattgattttttttaattccatccatcaatattaggttgattgtgTAATTGGAcaccataatttattttgatttacttttttaagGGGTTACctcgatctcatgactcgagtcttgaatttgacttattaactcaagttgactcaggttttttttatcttttttttttcaaattcattattcaatattgggttgcttaagaattgaacttcataatttgttttgaattgccTTATATAAATTTGGCAAGTTAATCaaagttgacccgggttgatcTAATATGTAGTCGTCTcagtatttaataaaaataatcatcttaaattcttttttatttaggttaaattatgtttttactgGTTATTTGGATTATATTTAAATCTGTCAAGTCAAACAGGGACATCAAGTAACATCAAcctccatatatatttttttactattagaaAACACATTAGCAATGGTTGAATATCTTTTTacgttaaaagaaaaattgatccAGCCCGCAGCGTAGCGTAAATCAACGATCTAGTCATcgcaaaatcaactcaaaaaaaccactaaaataatcttttcaacATCTCAAacaatattgatatcaaaaaatcatttttaaaatcaaatcaaacttaaaaaattaagtttctagttttcaattttaaattttaaatcttaaaataatccATTCCGGTGATGGATGGGTTTAAAATTGGTAAAAATGAACTCgtattgattaaaaatttcatttgatgGTGGTATCATCACTAATATTGGCTTAAACCTAATAAAAGGGGCCCTGATCATAGTTcgagtattaaaaaaaaaaacagagggtatcaattaaaaaaaatctattaatatcataacataataaaatggatgttaaatcaaataaaaaataaaataaaaggtctccatccaaatgacaaaaatatattcGAATAATGATGTTATGTTACTTGGTGAAGTTTATTTTCCGATGATAAAGAATTCATTaagaataaaagataaaattaggaAAGAAACTTATTTACAGTCAATTTACCACTtcctctttcctttcttttaaatatagttGTGAGACTccatttgattattaatttaaaaggaGTCTtagatcattaaattaaattattgggtCGATCTTTAagcaaaccctaaaccccagaTCAAGTTGGTCGTTGGTCAATAATATACTGCATTAGAAATTAATAATCTAGTATGCTAAATTTAAACATATCTCAATTTTAACACAACTtctaacctcaattttaacataatttttaactaatccaaaaaacaaacaacaatttcGAAACTTAAAAgttcaaattaacaaacataatttaaatatttaaaacacaaacTAAACTTAAAGTTTTAAATATCCACATGACAATAACcacaatttataattaaaaaaaaatacaagctcCTTTACTTTTTGATGGTAGAATTTGgttaaattgatatattgagTTCTTGCAtataaaaagagttttttttttatctatagttAACCCGATCGAGTTTGGAATGAATTTAGCTAGGTCACCTTAATCTTTAAAAACCCtcaattgagttttttattggaccaaaatcttaattaattcaacCAGCAATCCAATCAAGATTAGCTTTGAATTAACCCTGAGAGGTGTAACTCAATTAGTTAAATAATAGATTTACTCCGTAGAGATCACCAATTCgaatctcacaaacctcaggactactagaggtttacatagtcgttaacttcagggctcgtgaaattaatcaaaatacacaCAAACTGACCCGCatacccacattaataataaaaaaaatagcttccAATTCCAAGTTTTTTCAGTCAACTTGtcactaggtttaataattatgcttTTAAGATGACATTTAACTGGGAATTAATGGATTTGAAGCTTCTATTTTGAAGTTAActctttgaaattaattttctaaaaataagtctaagttttttaaaaaacaaataatgatattcttccttattttttatagcTAATAATACTCTACCGTAAGGTTTTAATAATGTGAGctattaaaaaatctataaattattatttggtgtaaataattaaaaaaaatcgtatACGTGCA is part of the Populus trichocarpa isolate Nisqually-1 chromosome 2, P.trichocarpa_v4.1, whole genome shotgun sequence genome and encodes:
- the LOC7457389 gene encoding probable WRKY transcription factor 46 isoform X2; the encoded protein is MEKSMEWEQKTLVSELAQGKELAKQLRNHLNPSSSLEARQSLVEKILSSYEKALSVLNRGALVADQPKPTIGIMESPHSFSNSSPWSEVSDQDCKEEWNKDVNKKRGYYRCTHRHSQGCLATKQVQRSDENHSIFEVTYRGRHTCKQASTPPVASPSLENDFSKQSKYHSQQQHEEKPKPSKEISRHFGFDCNQVKNEDLGSKDGIFPFFSFPCTSSGNENEENNIFTESMIENSFLGNFSPTFISSTTSESNYFSVSPCHMNSFGIGSQNVQTQGCELTTEKISAPTSVTNSPIRDLDISIDYVDFDTTFPFDNPEFFA
- the LOC7457389 gene encoding probable WRKY transcription factor 46 isoform X1; this encodes MEKSMEWEQKTLVSELAQGKELAKQLRNHLNPSSSLEARQSLVEKILSSYEKALSVLNRGALVADQPKPTIGIMESPHSFSNSSPWSEVSDQDCKEEWNKDVNKKRKTQPRRTEQVKVCPGTGLEGPLDDGHSWRKYGQKDILGANFPRGYYRCTHRHSQGCLATKQVQRSDENHSIFEVTYRGRHTCKQASTPPVASPSLENDFSKQSKYHSQQQHEEKPKPSKEISRHFGFDCNQVKNEDLGSKDGIFPFFSFPCTSSGNENEENNIFTESMIENSFLGNFSPTFISSTTSESNYFSVSPCHMNSFGIGSQNVQTQGCELTTEKISAPTSVTNSPIRDLDISIDYVDFDTTFPFDNPEFFA